The Streptomyces sp. NBC_01439 genome contains the following window.
GCCCCCTCGGGGACGTCCTCGTCGCGCAGGCCGACCGTGTCCTGGAGGCCATGACGGCGGAAAACCTGCTTGGGGGCGGGTTCGGTCGCCTTGGCGGAGGAGAGCTTCATCACCGGGCGGCCGTCGTAAGCGACGAGTTTGTACGCCGCGTCGAGGTACGGGGCGTCGGCGGACACGCCCATCTTCGTACCGACCGCGTACACGTCGATCGGCGCCCCGGCCCGCACGAGAACGTCGATCGCGTACTCGTCCAGGCCGCCGCTCGCGATGATCCGCACGCCCGGCAGCCCCGCGGCGTCGAGCAGGGCACGGGCGCGCCGGGCGAGGGCGTCGAGATCCCCGCTGTCGAGCCTGACCGCGCAGCCGGCCGGGTCGCCCAGTTCGTGGAAGACCTGCGCGGCGGCCTCGACGCCGTGCTCGGTGTCGTAGGTGTCGACGAGCAGGGTGACAGGGCCGGGGTGGGCCCGGACGAAGGCCCGGAACGCGTCGTGCTCGGTGGGGAAGGATTCGACGTACGAGTGCGCCATCGTGCCGGAGGCGGGAAGGCCGTACTGCACGGCGGCGGCCACGTTGCTCGTTCCGGCGAACCCCACCATCGCGCTGAGCCGGGCCGACGCCCTGCCTGCCTCGGGGCCGTGGCTGCGGCGCAGCGAGAAGTCGATCACGGGGTGTTCGGCGGCGGCAAGGACGCACCGGACCGCCTTCGACGCGACCGCGGTCTGGTGGCAGACCAGGGTGAGCAGGTACGTCTCCACCAGCTGCGCCTGTGGCAACGGGGCGGTCACCTCCAGCAGCGGCTCCCCGGCCAGGACGAGTCGTCCCTCCGGTACCGCGCGTACCTCCCCGTCGAACCGCAGTCCGAGGAGTTGCCGGAGCTCATCCGGCCGCCGGTGCAGTGCCTCCGCGAAGTCCCGCACATCGGCCGGGCCGACCGTGAAGCCGGAGAGGAAGTCGAGCGCGGGCTCCAGCCCGGCCGCCACCAGGAATCCGCGGCCTTCGGGCAGATCCCGTACGAAGAGACTGAACGTGGCCGGCTCCTGCATCCCCTCGCGGAGGTACGACAGGGCCATGGTGACCTCGTAGATGTCCGTGGTCGTCACCCTGGACATGCTTTCCTCCTCTGCGTCGGGCCTTCCCTCATGAGGCTTCGGGCTCCGAGAGTCGGCAGTGGACGTTCACCGAGCCTTCACCGCCCGTACGAGTCGCTCCGCCACCGCGATCACGGACCACGCCGAGCTGGGCAGGACCCCGCCGACGGCCTGGGCCGCCCGAGCAGGTCGCCGTGGCGCAACATCTGTCCTGATGAGGCACCGTGCGGCCGGGGAGGTCATGCTCGGATGCTCCCCTCGATCTTCGGCACGACCGCCACCGGGCAGAGGGCGTGGTGCAGCAGGGCGTGCGCGACGTGGCCGAGTTGCAGGCCCAGGTGGCGCTCGTGGCGTTGTGCGCCGACGACCACGAGGTCGGCCGCCGCGGTGCGTTCGACGAGGATCTTGTGCGCGGGCCCCTCCACCAGAGCCCTGTGCAGCCGGACCGGCGGGTGTTCGCGCAGCGGCCCGGTGAGGGCCTCGTCGAGCACGGTGTCGGCACGTGCCCGGTGGTAGACGCACGTGCCGTCGGGGAGGGCAGGGTGGTCGACGGCCTCGGGTGCGGGGCACCGCCAGGCACGGACCGCGTGGAGCTCGCAGTCGCGCGTCGTGGCCTCGCGCAGGGCGAACCGTACGGCCTCCGGGCCTCCGGGGGTGTCGGCGACGCCGAGCAGGATGCGGTCGTGCGTGCCGTGGAGGCCGGCCTCGTCGCCGCGGACGACGACGACCGGGCACGCGGCGCGGGCGGCGACCGGCAGGCTGACCGAGCCCAGCAGGAGGTTTGCGATCTCGCCACGCCCCCGTGAACCGGTGACCAGGAGCCATGAGGTACGGCTCTCCCGAAGCAGCGCGTGCACCGGGTCGTCGGCGAGTACCTCGGTGTCCACCTCGAGGTCCGGGTTCCGCCGCTCGGCGCGGCCGGCGGCGACTCCCACGACGTCATGGCCGACCACCTGTCCGGCCGACCGGTCCTGGCCGGGCGCCGGGGGCTCGTACCGCTCCCACCGGGAGGCGTACACGATCCGCAGGGAGCGCTTGTGCAAGGCGGCCTCGTCCACGGCCCAGTCCAGTGCCTCGAAGCCGTAGTCGGAGCCGTCGACGCCGACGGTCAGGGGGAGTTCCATCGGGGCCACCGCCGCCCTCTCATCCGTCCCGCACGGTCAGTTCGTCGATCACGGCGGTCACCACATCGAGCCCTTTCACCTCGGCGAGCAGCCGCGCGGCGTCGTCACCCGCCACGGGGCCCCGGAGACGGACCACTCCCTCATGGACGGTGACCTCCACCGTGTCGGCGGCCTCGGGGAACATCTCCCGGACGCGGCCCTCCACGCCCTCACGGACGGCCGCGTCGTCCTGGAGCAGGGCGTCCAGCAGGGTGTGCCGCTCGACGGTACCCACGAGCCGCCCGTCCGCCTCGGTGACCGGAAGGCGCTTGAGGCGGGTGAGAGCCACCAGCCATGCCGCCTCGGGGACCGTCGTGTCCGCCAGGACGGTAATGGCTGGGCTGGTCATCAGGGCCTCGGCCGTCTCCTTGCCTGGCTCGACCGCCGGCCGGGTGTCCCGCAGCCGGCGTACGGTGCTGGGGCGGTGCGCCTGCGCGGCGACCACGGCGAGGAGATCGGCTTCCGAGACCACGCCCAGAACCCGGTCGTCGGTGTCGACGACGGGCAGTGACCCGATGCCGTGCTCGGAGAGGGCTCGGGCGATGTCGGGGAGGGCGGTGTCGGCGGTGACCGACGGATGGGGCACGGCCATCAGGTCGCTCACGACGAGGTCTGTGCGGGGGGCCCGGGCGGCAGGCCGGGCCGCCTTCGCGGCGGACACGGCCGCGATCGCGCCGAGGTACCGCATGAGGGCGTCCTGCCGCAGCGGCTCGTCAGGCATGTAGGCGCGCCCCGGCACGCCTCGGCGGGCCTCGGCGCCCGCTGAGTACTTCTCACTCTCGTTCATGGCGCTCGCTCCATATGTGGTCCCGCGGTTCGGGCTTCGCGCCGCTCGCTGGGGCGCGTCGAGTTCCTGTTCCTCCGGATTCTCCAAGCCCCTCGGCGGGGGACTCGCACGGCCCGTGCCGGGGTCTGGGCGTGTGCTTCGCGGACGCTCATCCGGTCCTCGGGCCGCTCGGTGTCCGATGTGTGCTCACTCATGGGCGACCTCGGACCCATGGATCACGCCATCGACAGACACGCCATGGGAAGGCGGCGCGGCCACTGTGTGCCACTTCGCGCATGTGCAGGGCGGCCGGCGACGCTCCGTCGTGTGGCGGTCCGCAGCGCATCGACGTCACTACGGTCCGGGAGCGGCTCCGATCCGTCCGCTCCTTTCCTACTCGCCACCACCCAGTCTTCCTCGGCCACCCGAGACGCGCAGGGGGCCGAACGGACCTTTTCCCGGGGCTGAGGGTCCTGCCGACCGATGGCGCGCGGTCGGTGTCCTGCGTCGGGGTATGCGCCGCACCGGCCGTTTCGAGTGCCGAATGCGGCGGCCCGTCGAGGCCGTCGGCAGTGACCGTTCCCAAGATCCAGGCCGCCAAGCGCCCTCGCTCTTCCGCGCCCTTGCCCCACCGCGCTCGACGATCCCGCGGATCCGAGGAGACATCCAGGGCGTCGGGTCCGGACTCCGTCATCCGTAGGGAGAAGCCGACCTACGTGCCATGTGCTCGTCCGCGGATTCAATGTGGGCTTCAGGTCCGGGGAAGAAGACGGTCTCCCGGTCATCCTCCGTCCAGCGCACGACATATGGCGGTGTGCCGTCCGGATGCTCAAGACGCACGATCTGACCCCGGCGGCGCTGCCCGCCCAGATGCACGGACTCCACCACGATCCAGTCTCCGACGTGTGCGCGCACGGGGTGCTCCCTCCGCCTGTTGCTCGCCGACCCTCCCACCAATTCGAGAGTACGCTTCGAGAGCCGCTCCTGAGTCGCCGAGGCCGTGCGACCAATCCGTATGGCCCTCTTCGCTGCTGATCCGTGGTCCCCTGGGCCAAGCTCATCAGACCGCCTGGTCGACGGCGCCGACGCGCTCTCCGTTCTGCGCCTCGTGGGAGGCGCCGGGCTACGGTGGAGGAGCCAGAGCAATGACCGCCTCGTGCCGCCGCGGCCGACTCGGGAACCTGCCCGCCTGACTGGCAGGAACGAGTGATCCTGTGCCCGTTCGGGGGCGGCGGTCCGGATGACGAAGAGAGGCGGCATCGTGGTGCTCGTAGCAGCGGATGTGGTGGGTTCCCCGTGCTGGCTGAGTCTGATGGCACGTGACCGTCAGGCCGCGGAGCGTTTCTACGGGGCGGTACTGGGTTGGACATTCCGGACGGGTGGTTTCGGGCGTGCCTTCTCGGTGGCGGAGCAGGACGGTGTGCCGGTGGCGGGGATCGGGGCGATGGCTGGTGCGCTGGCAGTGCCCGTGGCGTGGACGGTCTACTTCTCGGTGGACGACGCCGATGTCACCGTGGCCAGGATCCGGGAACGTGGGGGCACGGTCGGGGTGGGCCCGGTCTCCTATCCGCCGCGCGGCCGGGCAGCTCTCGCGACCGATCCCGAGGGGGCGGGTTTCGGTATCTGGGAGGGGCGTGTCCTGTCCGAGTGGAGTGTCGGGGACAGCGAGGCGCCGATGTGGCTGGAGCTGCACACCAAGAACGCCTTCGACGCGGCCGTCTTCTACGGTGAGGTCCTGGAGTGGGCGCGGGCGGCGGAGGAGGGCAGCGGGTGCTGCGACGTCTCCTACGAGGAGGACCAGGTCGTCCTGCGGCGCGAGGGCCGGCCTGTAGCGCGCCTGAACAGCGGGCCGGTCGAGGCGGCCGCCGCCAGGCCGCAGATGCGGCCCCGCTGGCTGGTCCACTTCAAGGTCCCGGACCTGACGGCGGCGCAGGCGGCAGTAGTGGAGAACGGTGGCAGCATCGTTCCCGACGCGGAGCCGTGGGGTGAGGGAGAACTGAGGGTGACGGTGAGTGACCCGGACGGCGGCCTGTTCACCCTCGACCAGTCGCCTTCCGCCTCCACGTGACAACGCCCACCTGCGCAGTTCAGCGATTACTACCGGCTCGCGGTACTGCACACGCTGTGCAGCGGGGCGCCCACGGGCGCACGGCCGGCGCGGGTGCTGAAGGGTGCCGGTGCACGACTCGCCTTCCGGGCCACGGAAGCGGAGGATGGGAACTGACCTCGTATCCGGTGCTTCATGGAGGTGAACCGTTATGACCCTGCCTGTACGCCACAGGCCAGGACAGCTTCTGGAACGGGCGTTTCCCGCGTTGGGCTGGGGCGAGCCGATGGCCGGCGAGCTCGACGAACTCTTCGGGCGGATGAACCAGCTGCTCGCTTCCGCCGCGCCCGCCGGAACCTGGGCTCCTCTGGCAGACATGCACGAGACGGACGACGCCTACGTGGTCGAGGCGGAAATCCCCGGGGTCAATAACGAAGACATCGACGTCGAGATCGGCGATCGGGAGCTGTGCATCACCGGGGAGTACAAGGAACGCGAGCGTGAGGGCGTGCTACGGCGTTCCACCCGCCGCACGGGACGCTTCGAGTACCGGGTGCTGCTGCCCTCTGACGTCAAGGCCGAGGACGTCACGGCGGCCATGGCCGACGGAGTGCTGACCGTGACGGTTCCCAAGGCCGAGGCCGGCAAGCCGAGACACATCGAGATCACCGCGAGCTGACATACGGACACCACATACGCGTCCGGGGCGGACGGTTTTCGAGGCCGTCCACCTCAGCTCTCATCGCCTCGAACCGCACCC
Protein-coding sequences here:
- a CDS encoding nicotinate phosphoribosyltransferase → MSRVTTTDIYEVTMALSYLREGMQEPATFSLFVRDLPEGRGFLVAAGLEPALDFLSGFTVGPADVRDFAEALHRRPDELRQLLGLRFDGEVRAVPEGRLVLAGEPLLEVTAPLPQAQLVETYLLTLVCHQTAVASKAVRCVLAAAEHPVIDFSLRRSHGPEAGRASARLSAMVGFAGTSNVAAAVQYGLPASGTMAHSYVESFPTEHDAFRAFVRAHPGPVTLLVDTYDTEHGVEAAAQVFHELGDPAGCAVRLDSGDLDALARRARALLDAAGLPGVRIIASGGLDEYAIDVLVRAGAPIDVYAVGTKMGVSADAPYLDAAYKLVAYDGRPVMKLSSAKATEPAPKQVFRRHGLQDTVGLRDEDVPEGAEPLLRTVMRGGRRIGPHSSLASARARCETDLAQAPEAARRIDSPRAPVAAVSPRLAALTDEVRRHITASIGTDLPCGTTASPS
- a CDS encoding universal stress protein, translated to MELPLTVGVDGSDYGFEALDWAVDEAALHKRSLRIVYASRWERYEPPAPGQDRSAGQVVGHDVVGVAAGRAERRNPDLEVDTEVLADDPVHALLRESRTSWLLVTGSRGRGEIANLLLGSVSLPVAARAACPVVVVRGDEAGLHGTHDRILLGVADTPGGPEAVRFALREATTRDCELHAVRAWRCPAPEAVDHPALPDGTCVYHRARADTVLDEALTGPLREHPPVRLHRALVEGPAHKILVERTAAADLVVVGAQRHERHLGLQLGHVAHALLHHALCPVAVVPKIEGSIRA
- a CDS encoding CBS domain-containing protein, which produces MNESEKYSAGAEARRGVPGRAYMPDEPLRQDALMRYLGAIAAVSAAKAARPAARAPRTDLVVSDLMAVPHPSVTADTALPDIARALSEHGIGSLPVVDTDDRVLGVVSEADLLAVVAAQAHRPSTVRRLRDTRPAVEPGKETAEALMTSPAITVLADTTVPEAAWLVALTRLKRLPVTEADGRLVGTVERHTLLDALLQDDAAVREGVEGRVREMFPEAADTVEVTVHEGVVRLRGPVAGDDAARLLAEVKGLDVVTAVIDELTVRDG
- a CDS encoding DUF1918 domain-containing protein, giving the protein MPPLFVIRTAAPERAQDHSFLPVRRAGSRVGRGGTRRSLLWLLHRSPAPPTRRRTESASAPSTRRSDELGPGDHGSAAKRAIRIGRTASATQERLSKRTLELVGGSASNRRREHPVRAHVGDWIVVESVHLGGQRRRGQIVRLEHPDGTPPYVVRWTEDDRETVFFPGPEAHIESADEHMARRSASPYG
- a CDS encoding VOC family protein translates to MARDRQAAERFYGAVLGWTFRTGGFGRAFSVAEQDGVPVAGIGAMAGALAVPVAWTVYFSVDDADVTVARIRERGGTVGVGPVSYPPRGRAALATDPEGAGFGIWEGRVLSEWSVGDSEAPMWLELHTKNAFDAAVFYGEVLEWARAAEEGSGCCDVSYEEDQVVLRREGRPVARLNSGPVEAAAARPQMRPRWLVHFKVPDLTAAQAAVVENGGSIVPDAEPWGEGELRVTVSDPDGGLFTLDQSPSAST
- a CDS encoding Hsp20/alpha crystallin family protein, coding for MTLPVRHRPGQLLERAFPALGWGEPMAGELDELFGRMNQLLASAAPAGTWAPLADMHETDDAYVVEAEIPGVNNEDIDVEIGDRELCITGEYKEREREGVLRRSTRRTGRFEYRVLLPSDVKAEDVTAAMADGVLTVTVPKAEAGKPRHIEITAS